One Angustibacter sp. Root456 genomic window carries:
- a CDS encoding acyl-CoA thioesterase II, with amino-acid sequence MSEHTADTDSVPDGAALLRGLLGVLDLRDAGTDDRGQDLFVGDSQPQPHGRVFGGQVLGQTLVAAGRTVQAGRPVHSMHGYFLRPGDSNEPITFAVERLRDGRSFSARRVHAIQFDQPILSMIASFQDPSPGLDHQDVMPDVPAPEDLPTTAEIMGHIDHPVAQYWARARPMDLRHVDAPVYWQADPDRRATNAVWMRTPAPMPDDPLLHRAVLGYASDYTLLESALRRHGVTWATKGLKAASLDHAMWWHRDVRVDEWLLYVQASPSASGARGLGTGRIFSRDGRLVATVAQEGMLRVPQPA; translated from the coding sequence GTGAGCGAGCACACCGCCGACACCGACAGCGTGCCCGACGGCGCCGCGTTGCTGCGTGGTTTGCTCGGCGTCCTCGACCTGCGCGACGCCGGCACTGACGACCGCGGGCAGGATCTCTTCGTCGGCGACAGCCAGCCCCAGCCGCACGGCCGGGTCTTCGGCGGCCAGGTGCTGGGCCAGACCCTCGTGGCGGCCGGACGCACGGTGCAGGCGGGGCGCCCGGTGCACTCGATGCACGGCTACTTCCTGCGCCCCGGCGACTCGAACGAGCCGATCACCTTCGCCGTCGAGCGGCTGCGGGACGGGCGGTCGTTCAGCGCCCGGCGCGTGCACGCCATCCAGTTCGACCAGCCGATCCTGTCGATGATCGCCTCGTTCCAGGACCCCTCCCCCGGACTCGACCACCAGGACGTCATGCCCGACGTCCCGGCCCCCGAGGACCTGCCCACCACGGCCGAGATCATGGGCCACATCGACCACCCCGTGGCGCAGTACTGGGCGCGGGCCCGGCCGATGGACCTGCGCCACGTCGACGCGCCCGTCTACTGGCAGGCCGACCCCGACCGCCGCGCCACCAACGCCGTGTGGATGCGGACGCCGGCCCCCATGCCGGACGACCCGCTGCTGCACCGGGCAGTGCTGGGCTACGCCAGCGACTACACCCTGCTGGAGTCGGCGCTGCGCCGCCACGGCGTCACCTGGGCCACGAAGGGCCTGAAGGCCGCGAGCCTCGACCACGCCATGTGGTGGCACCGCGACGTGCGCGTCGACGAGTGGCTGCTCTACGTGCAGGCCAGCCCGTCGGCGAGCGGCGCGCGCGGCCTCGGCACCGGGCGCATCTTCAGCCGCGACGGCCGGCTCGTCGCCACCGTGGCGCAGGAGGGGATGCTGCGCGTACCGCAGCCGGCGTGA
- a CDS encoding TetR/AcrR family transcriptional regulator has translation MSAAPLAVDAFAGMPDTARRIVDAAIETFAERGYHATTTRDIALGAGLSPAGLYVHYPSKAAVLAQVSLLGHDAALQLVQTALADDAEPSSAARLRTCVETFTAWHALHHKVARVVQYELGALAPDDLAQVAQRRRAIESLVEGEVRRGVERGELSVGDPHGVTRAVLSLCIDVARWYDPAGRESPQDVASLYGSLVLRMLGAAPQDAAPARPAPPEDQ, from the coding sequence GTGAGCGCCGCACCCCTCGCCGTCGACGCCTTCGCCGGGATGCCCGACACCGCCCGGCGCATCGTCGACGCCGCGATCGAGACCTTCGCCGAGCGCGGCTACCACGCGACGACGACCCGCGACATCGCCCTCGGCGCCGGCCTGTCGCCCGCCGGCCTCTACGTGCACTACCCCAGCAAGGCTGCCGTGCTCGCGCAGGTCAGCCTGCTCGGCCACGACGCCGCCCTGCAGCTCGTCCAGACGGCGCTGGCGGACGACGCCGAGCCGTCGTCCGCGGCCCGGCTGCGCACCTGCGTCGAGACGTTCACCGCCTGGCACGCGCTGCACCACAAGGTCGCTCGCGTCGTCCAGTACGAGCTCGGTGCTCTCGCCCCCGACGACCTCGCCCAGGTGGCCCAGCGGCGCCGCGCGATCGAGTCGCTCGTGGAGGGCGAGGTGCGCCGCGGCGTCGAGCGCGGCGAGCTGTCGGTCGGCGACCCGCACGGCGTCACGCGCGCCGTCCTGTCACTGTGCATCGACGTCGCCCGCTGGTACGACCCGGCCGGGCGGGAGTCGCCGCAGGACGTCGCAAGCCTCTACGGCAGTCTGGTGCTGCGCATGCTGGGCGCCGCACCCCAGGACGCCGCACCCGCCCGACCCGCACCTCCGGAGGACCAGTGA
- a CDS encoding acyl-CoA dehydrogenase family protein, whose protein sequence is MRRTLFGPEHEALRATAREFLQRHVVPHMDEFIENRGLPREFWLEAGKQGLLGLHVPDEWGGGGSEDYLFGVVVAEEISRVSASISSCVGIHSSVCAPYLVELTTDEQKERWLPRFCTGELLCAIAMTEPSGGSDLAALKTTAVRDGDGWILNGSKTFITNGFSADLVIVAARTDPSKGAKGITLFGVEAGMEGFTRGRKLDKVGQTESDTAELFFDNVRVPDALRIGPEGRGFIAMMERLVQERVGAAIANTAHASQILDETIEYVKQRHAFGQPVGSFQHNKFKVAELKTQIDVTQAFVDQCVLAHAAGELSAADAAKAKWWSAQVQNDVLDECVQLHGGYGYMNEYRVARAWRDARVTKIWAGSNEIMKELIGRDLGL, encoded by the coding sequence GTGCGACGCACCCTGTTCGGCCCGGAGCACGAGGCGCTGCGCGCCACGGCCCGCGAGTTCCTGCAGCGCCACGTGGTGCCGCACATGGACGAGTTCATCGAGAACCGCGGCCTGCCGCGCGAGTTCTGGCTCGAGGCCGGCAAGCAGGGCCTGCTCGGCCTGCACGTGCCTGACGAGTGGGGTGGCGGCGGCAGCGAGGACTACCTGTTCGGCGTCGTGGTGGCCGAGGAGATCTCGCGCGTCTCGGCGTCCATCTCGTCCTGCGTGGGCATCCACTCGAGCGTGTGCGCGCCGTACCTCGTCGAGCTCACGACCGACGAGCAGAAGGAGCGCTGGCTGCCGCGGTTCTGCACCGGTGAGCTGCTGTGCGCCATCGCGATGACCGAGCCCAGCGGCGGCTCGGACCTCGCGGCGCTCAAGACGACGGCGGTGCGCGACGGCGACGGCTGGATCCTCAACGGCTCGAAGACGTTCATCACCAACGGGTTCAGTGCCGACCTGGTGATCGTCGCCGCTCGCACCGACCCCAGCAAGGGGGCCAAGGGCATCACGCTGTTCGGCGTCGAGGCCGGCATGGAGGGCTTCACCCGCGGCCGCAAGCTCGACAAGGTCGGGCAGACCGAGTCCGACACCGCCGAGCTGTTCTTCGACAACGTGCGGGTGCCCGACGCGCTGCGCATCGGGCCCGAGGGCAGGGGCTTCATCGCGATGATGGAGCGGCTCGTGCAGGAGCGGGTCGGCGCCGCCATCGCCAACACGGCGCACGCCTCACAGATCCTCGACGAGACGATCGAGTACGTGAAGCAGCGGCACGCCTTCGGTCAGCCGGTGGGATCGTTCCAGCACAACAAGTTCAAGGTCGCAGAGCTGAAGACGCAGATTGACGTCACGCAGGCGTTCGTCGACCAGTGCGTGCTGGCGCACGCCGCCGGTGAGCTGTCGGCGGCCGACGCCGCGAAGGCCAAGTGGTGGAGCGCGCAGGTGCAGAACGACGTGCTCGACGAGTGCGTGCAGCTGCACGGCGGCTACGGGTACATGAACGAGTACCGCGTGGCGCGTGCGTGGCGGGACGCCCGAGTCACCAAGATCTGGGCCGGCTCGAACGAGATCATGAAGGAGCTCATCGGCCGGGACCTCGGGCTGTGA
- a CDS encoding SDR family oxidoreductase, with the protein MPVDGRFADKVAIVTGASRGIGLSIAERLVAEGARVVITARKPEALEEAVTALGGPDRAIAVAGRADDPDHRAEAVERAVRELGGLDLLVNNVGINPVAGPLVDLDLGAARKIAETNLVSTLGWTQLAVKAGTGLTAVVNVSSVAGVQPAPGIAFYGATKAAVISLTEALAIELAPRVRVNAVAPAIIKTKFAEMLYSHDESGVAGHYPMGRLGEPEDVAGAVSFLLSDDAAWVTGQTIVIDGGITKSGGLG; encoded by the coding sequence GTGCCCGTCGACGGCCGGTTCGCCGACAAGGTCGCCATCGTCACCGGAGCCTCGCGCGGGATCGGGCTGAGCATCGCCGAACGGCTCGTCGCCGAGGGTGCGCGGGTGGTGATCACTGCCCGCAAGCCGGAGGCGCTCGAGGAGGCGGTGACGGCGCTCGGCGGCCCCGACCGCGCCATCGCCGTGGCCGGCCGCGCCGACGACCCCGACCACCGGGCCGAGGCCGTCGAGCGCGCGGTGCGTGAGCTCGGTGGCCTCGACCTGCTCGTCAACAACGTGGGGATCAACCCCGTAGCCGGGCCGCTCGTCGACCTCGACCTCGGGGCGGCGCGCAAGATCGCCGAGACCAACCTGGTGTCGACGCTGGGCTGGACCCAGCTGGCCGTCAAGGCCGGCACGGGGCTGACCGCGGTCGTCAACGTCTCGTCGGTGGCTGGCGTGCAGCCGGCGCCGGGGATCGCGTTCTACGGCGCCACGAAGGCCGCCGTCATCTCGCTCACCGAGGCGCTGGCGATCGAGCTGGCGCCGCGCGTGCGGGTCAACGCGGTTGCGCCGGCCATCATCAAGACGAAGTTCGCCGAGATGCTCTACTCGCACGACGAGTCCGGCGTCGCCGGGCACTACCCGATGGGCCGGCTGGGCGAGCCCGAGGACGTCGCCGGTGCCGTGTCGTTCCTGCTCTCGGACGACGCCGCCTGGGTCACCGGGCAGACGATCGTGATCGACGGCGGCATCACGAAGTCCGGCGGTCTCGGGTGA
- a CDS encoding NADPH:quinone oxidoreductase family protein, producing MSGGGDVAAVPGSMRAWQVVRHGAPSDALERREVPVPQPGAGELLVQVDACALNFPDVLLAAGQYQLRPDLPFTPGIELVGRVAAVGESVEGFGVGDRVIGMPQLPHGAFADYAILPTRTAFAAPEALDDARAASLYVAYQTGWFGLHQRARLQAGETVVVHAASGGVGSAAVQLAQAAGARVVAVVGGEAKAEVAWALGADEVVDRTQCDGADGLAAALKQACGPRGADVVYDPVGGDAFAASTKVVAFEGRIVVVGFTSGRIPQAAANHLLIKNYSVLGLHWGRYQDVAPELVRQAQDDINELVAAGLVEPLVSERVGADDVPDALQRLASGATTGRVVVVRG from the coding sequence GTGAGCGGCGGGGGCGACGTCGCCGCCGTCCCCGGAAGCATGCGGGCCTGGCAGGTGGTGCGGCACGGTGCGCCGTCCGACGCCTTGGAGCGGCGCGAGGTCCCTGTGCCGCAGCCGGGAGCGGGTGAGCTGCTGGTGCAGGTCGACGCGTGCGCACTGAACTTCCCGGACGTCCTGCTCGCCGCGGGGCAGTACCAGCTGCGGCCCGATCTGCCCTTCACTCCGGGCATCGAGCTCGTTGGGCGGGTTGCGGCAGTAGGTGAGTCGGTCGAGGGCTTCGGTGTCGGCGACCGGGTGATCGGCATGCCACAGCTGCCGCACGGCGCGTTCGCCGACTACGCCATCTTGCCCACGCGCACGGCCTTCGCGGCGCCCGAGGCACTGGACGACGCCCGGGCCGCGTCGCTGTACGTCGCCTACCAGACCGGCTGGTTCGGGTTGCACCAGCGCGCCCGGCTGCAAGCGGGGGAGACGGTGGTGGTGCACGCCGCGTCGGGCGGCGTCGGCAGCGCGGCGGTGCAGCTGGCGCAGGCGGCCGGCGCGCGCGTGGTCGCCGTGGTCGGCGGCGAGGCGAAGGCCGAGGTCGCTTGGGCGCTCGGCGCCGACGAGGTGGTCGACCGCACGCAGTGCGACGGGGCCGACGGGTTGGCCGCGGCGCTCAAGCAGGCCTGCGGCCCGCGGGGCGCCGACGTGGTCTACGACCCAGTGGGCGGCGACGCCTTCGCGGCGTCGACGAAGGTCGTGGCCTTCGAGGGCCGCATCGTCGTCGTGGGCTTCACGAGCGGGCGCATCCCGCAGGCGGCGGCCAACCACCTGCTGATCAAGAACTACAGCGTGCTCGGCCTGCACTGGGGTCGCTACCAGGACGTCGCACCCGAGCTCGTGCGCCAGGCACAGGACGACATCAACGAGCTCGTGGCCGCGGGGCTGGTCGAGCCGCTGGTGTCCGAGCGCGTCGGTGCCGACGACGTGCCAGATGCGTTGCAACGCTTGGCTTCCGGCGCGACAACGGGCCGTGTGGTGGTCGTTCGTGGCTGA
- a CDS encoding SDR family oxidoreductase has translation MADVGPGLELAGAGVVVTGGGSGIGAELARRFAAAGARVVVNDLDADAARAVAGEVGAVAAPGDAASVDGVAALVSAARDELGEIDLFCANAGVAATGGVTGDAAATEADWASSFEVNVLAHVRAAQVLLPQWLERGRGHLLVTASAAGLLTMLGSAPYAVSKHAAVAFAEWLRATYTHRGIVVQALCPQGVRTPMLEASGEVGRALLGADAVDVGVVGDAVLEALADGRFLVLPHPEVHGYLQAKAADPDAWLGAMNRLQQRLDP, from the coding sequence GTGGCTGACGTCGGCCCCGGGCTCGAGCTGGCGGGTGCGGGCGTCGTCGTAACCGGTGGCGGCTCGGGGATCGGAGCTGAGCTGGCGCGGCGGTTCGCCGCTGCGGGAGCGCGCGTCGTCGTGAACGACCTCGACGCCGACGCGGCTCGGGCCGTGGCGGGCGAGGTGGGTGCCGTCGCCGCGCCCGGCGACGCGGCGTCGGTGGACGGCGTCGCCGCCCTGGTCTCGGCCGCGCGCGACGAGCTCGGCGAGATCGACCTGTTCTGCGCCAACGCGGGAGTGGCCGCCACAGGCGGAGTGACGGGCGACGCCGCGGCCACCGAGGCCGACTGGGCGAGCTCGTTCGAGGTCAACGTGCTGGCCCACGTGCGGGCCGCCCAGGTGCTGCTGCCGCAGTGGCTCGAGCGCGGGCGCGGGCACCTGCTCGTCACTGCCTCGGCTGCCGGCCTGCTCACGATGCTGGGCAGCGCGCCGTACGCCGTGAGCAAGCACGCGGCCGTGGCGTTCGCCGAGTGGCTGCGCGCGACGTACACCCACCGCGGGATCGTCGTCCAGGCACTGTGCCCGCAAGGGGTGCGCACCCCGATGCTCGAGGCGTCGGGTGAAGTCGGGCGCGCGCTGCTCGGTGCCGACGCCGTCGACGTCGGTGTCGTTGGAGACGCGGTGCTGGAGGCGTTGGCGGACGGGCGTTTCCTCGTCCTGCCGCACCCCGAGGTGCACGGCTACCTGCAGGCCAAGGCCGCCGACCCCGACGCCTGGCTCGGTGCGATGAACCGCCTCCAGCAGCGCCTGGACCCCTGA
- a CDS encoding acyl-CoA dehydrogenase family protein: MDFAYDDRTRELAARLEQFLAEHVYPAEPVLEEQVAAARGTDREWSRPPVVEQLKSTARELGLWNLFLPGEHGAGLTNTQYAPLAELTGRSPWLAPEALNCAAPDTGNMEVLAEFGTREQQEQWLEPLLDGRIRSAFCMTEPGVASSDATNIETAIRRDGDEYVITGRKWWSTGAMDPRAEIFIVMGQSADPDDPSIDRHRRQSMILVPRETPGVRVVRALRTFGYDDAPHGGHAEVEFDEVRVPASNMLKGEGEGFAIAQARLGPGRIHHCMRLIGMAERALELMCRRANERVAFGRPLARQGVVREQIANARVAIEQARLLVLKTAWLMDTVGNKGAHTEIQAIKIAVPLMAQRVVDDAIQVHGGAGVSQDFPLAQLWVAARTLRLADGPDEVHRMSLARRELARHR; the protein is encoded by the coding sequence ATGGACTTCGCGTACGACGACCGCACCCGTGAGCTGGCCGCGCGGCTGGAGCAGTTCCTGGCCGAGCACGTCTACCCGGCCGAGCCGGTGCTCGAGGAGCAGGTCGCCGCCGCGCGGGGCACCGATCGCGAGTGGTCGCGTCCCCCGGTGGTCGAGCAGCTCAAGAGCACCGCGCGCGAGCTGGGCCTGTGGAACCTCTTCCTGCCGGGCGAGCACGGCGCAGGACTCACCAACACGCAGTACGCGCCGCTCGCCGAGCTGACCGGCCGCTCGCCCTGGCTCGCACCGGAGGCACTCAACTGCGCGGCCCCCGACACCGGCAACATGGAGGTGCTGGCGGAGTTCGGCACCCGCGAGCAGCAGGAGCAGTGGCTCGAACCGTTGCTGGACGGGCGGATCCGCTCGGCGTTCTGCATGACCGAGCCGGGCGTCGCGTCATCCGACGCCACCAACATCGAGACCGCGATCCGACGCGACGGCGACGAGTACGTCATCACCGGCCGCAAGTGGTGGTCGACCGGCGCGATGGATCCGCGCGCCGAGATCTTCATCGTCATGGGGCAGTCGGCCGACCCCGACGACCCGAGCATCGACCGGCACCGCCGCCAGTCGATGATCCTCGTGCCGCGCGAGACGCCGGGTGTGCGCGTCGTCCGGGCCTTGCGAACTTTCGGGTACGACGACGCGCCGCACGGCGGTCATGCTGAGGTCGAGTTCGACGAGGTGCGCGTGCCGGCGTCCAACATGCTCAAGGGTGAGGGCGAGGGCTTCGCGATCGCTCAGGCGCGGCTCGGCCCGGGGCGCATCCACCACTGCATGCGGCTCATCGGCATGGCCGAGCGGGCGCTGGAGCTCATGTGCCGCAGGGCGAACGAGCGCGTGGCCTTCGGCCGTCCGCTGGCGCGCCAAGGGGTCGTCCGCGAGCAGATAGCGAACGCTCGCGTCGCGATCGAGCAGGCGCGGCTGCTGGTGCTGAAGACGGCCTGGCTCATGGACACCGTGGGCAACAAGGGCGCGCACACGGAGATCCAGGCCATCAAGATCGCCGTCCCGCTCATGGCCCAGCGCGTGGTCGACGACGCGATCCAGGTGCACGGCGGTGCCGGCGTCAGTCAGGACTTCCCGCTCGCCCAGCTGTGGGTCGCCGCGCGCACGCTGCGGCTCGCGGACGGCCCCGATGAGGTGCACCGCATGTCGCTCGCCCGCCGCGAGCTCGCCCGCCACCGCTAA
- a CDS encoding phosphotransferase family protein: protein MSPDPASPRGVDLAALTLWLDEHHPGLRGGPLSAELIAGGRSNLTYTLDDGAHRWVLRRPPLGHVLATAHDMAREFRVISALHAAHDTAHVPVPEPVLLCDDESVIGAPFYVMQRVDGVVLRDRAALLGVPEDERAGLANRLVDTLAALHRSDPKSLGLNDFGRPDGFLERQVRRWSTQLEASRSREVEGIDALRDALAGAVPTSPRPSVVHGDFRLDNLLVRPGAWDVAAVLDWEMATLGDPLTDLGLLLVYWGEGGEVASSLGPVADTPASVAGFPDGSALAARYAATTGTDLTSLPWYVAFGYFKLAVILEGIHYRYTQGQTVGSGFDGIGAVVPGLVAAGAAALAR from the coding sequence GTGTCCCCTGACCCGGCGTCGCCGCGAGGTGTCGACCTCGCCGCCCTGACCCTCTGGCTCGACGAGCACCACCCCGGTCTACGCGGTGGACCGCTGAGCGCCGAGCTCATCGCAGGCGGCCGGTCGAACCTCACGTACACGCTGGACGACGGCGCCCACCGATGGGTGCTGCGACGTCCGCCGTTGGGCCACGTGCTGGCGACGGCGCACGACATGGCGCGCGAGTTCCGGGTGATCAGCGCGCTGCACGCGGCGCACGACACCGCCCACGTGCCAGTGCCCGAGCCCGTGCTGCTCTGCGACGACGAGTCGGTCATCGGGGCGCCGTTCTATGTCATGCAGCGAGTCGACGGCGTGGTGCTGCGCGACCGCGCCGCGCTGCTGGGTGTGCCGGAGGACGAACGCGCCGGGCTGGCGAACCGGTTGGTCGACACGCTCGCCGCCCTGCACCGCAGCGACCCGAAGTCGTTGGGACTGAACGACTTCGGCCGGCCCGACGGCTTCCTCGAGCGGCAGGTGCGCCGGTGGTCGACCCAGCTGGAGGCGAGCCGCAGCCGCGAGGTCGAGGGCATCGACGCGCTGCGCGATGCCCTTGCCGGTGCGGTGCCGACGTCGCCGCGACCCTCGGTCGTGCACGGCGACTTCCGCCTCGACAACCTGCTCGTCAGGCCTGGCGCGTGGGACGTCGCCGCCGTCCTCGACTGGGAGATGGCCACGCTCGGCGACCCGCTCACCGACCTCGGGCTGCTGCTCGTCTACTGGGGTGAGGGCGGCGAGGTGGCGTCGTCCCTCGGGCCGGTCGCCGACACCCCCGCCTCGGTCGCCGGCTTCCCCGATGGCTCGGCGCTTGCCGCCCGCTACGCCGCGACCACTGGCACCGACCTGACCTCGCTCCCCTGGTACGTGGCGTTCGGCTACTTCAAGCTCGCCGTGATCCTCGAGGGCATCCACTACCGCTACACCCAGGGGCAGACCGTAGGGTCGGGGTTCGACGGCATCGGCGCCGTGGTCCCCGGGCTCGTCGCCGCCGGCGCCGCGGCCCTGGCGCGCTGA
- a CDS encoding thioesterase family protein, whose product MAHYRCDYPMRWSDMDAYGHVNNVQYLRFFEDARIEAFAAHQAGEGDKSLLDTGILVARHEIEYVKPLKWRPEPVHIDLWITTIKGARIDVGYEVYDEHPGEERVRYALAASTLVIYDLVSERPKRISHADVERLEALRGEPVPFRMRRAQ is encoded by the coding sequence ATGGCTCACTACCGCTGCGACTACCCGATGCGCTGGTCGGACATGGACGCGTACGGCCACGTGAACAACGTGCAGTACCTGCGGTTCTTCGAGGACGCGCGGATCGAGGCCTTCGCCGCCCACCAGGCGGGCGAGGGTGACAAGAGCCTGCTCGACACCGGAATCCTCGTGGCGCGGCACGAGATCGAGTACGTCAAGCCCCTGAAGTGGCGGCCCGAGCCGGTGCACATCGACCTGTGGATCACGACGATCAAGGGCGCCCGCATCGACGTCGGTTACGAGGTGTACGACGAGCACCCGGGGGAGGAGCGCGTGCGCTACGCGCTCGCCGCGTCGACCCTCGTGATCTACGACCTGGTGAGCGAGCGCCCCAAGCGGATCAGCCACGCGGACGTCGAGCGACTGGAGGCCCTGCGCGGCGAGCCGGTGCCCTTCCGGATGCGGCGCGCGCAGTGA
- a CDS encoding alpha/beta family hydrolase yields the protein MERVHRFADRADAGRRLADHLAARPWPAGQVVVLGVPRGGVPVAVPVAQALGAPLDVLVVRKLGLPYQRELAMGAVGEGGVRVLNEEVLRRSGVTAAQLAAVQGDEQREVDVRCARFRPGRQALPLAGRVAVVVDDGIATGSTMRAACQIARASGAQRVVVAVPVASREAVEVVRRDADEVVVLSVPPWFSSVGQWYDDFAQVSDDTVARLLAESTTAPRPATLDPEVTVPAGDVDLAATLTVPASPVGVIAFAHGSGSSRHSPRNRYVAGRLQQAGLATLLLDLLTAQEDGRRDLVFDVPLLSERLGAACRWLAHDARTRGLPLGLFGASTGAAAAIATAADPASTVQAVVSRGGRPDLAPDHLPLVRAPTLLVVGGDDDVVLELNQRAQERLRCPSRLVVVPGATHLFEEPGTLEQVADLAAGWFTTHLHPPAAQPSHHPVDADG from the coding sequence GTGGAGCGCGTGCACCGTTTCGCCGACCGCGCCGACGCCGGCCGCCGGCTCGCCGACCACCTGGCCGCACGCCCGTGGCCGGCCGGCCAGGTCGTGGTGCTGGGCGTCCCCCGCGGTGGGGTTCCCGTCGCCGTCCCGGTGGCTCAGGCCCTCGGGGCGCCGCTCGACGTCCTCGTCGTCCGCAAGCTCGGCCTGCCGTACCAGCGCGAGCTGGCCATGGGCGCCGTGGGCGAGGGCGGGGTGCGGGTGCTCAACGAAGAGGTGCTGCGCCGCTCGGGCGTGACGGCGGCGCAGCTGGCGGCGGTGCAGGGCGACGAGCAGCGCGAGGTCGATGTGCGCTGCGCGCGGTTCCGCCCCGGCCGCCAGGCGCTGCCGCTGGCCGGGCGCGTCGCGGTGGTGGTGGACGACGGCATCGCCACCGGCTCGACCATGCGCGCGGCCTGCCAGATCGCCCGAGCCAGTGGCGCCCAGCGCGTCGTCGTGGCCGTGCCCGTGGCCTCGCGGGAGGCAGTCGAGGTCGTGCGGCGCGACGCCGACGAGGTGGTGGTCCTCTCGGTGCCGCCGTGGTTCTCGAGCGTCGGCCAGTGGTACGACGACTTCGCGCAGGTCTCGGACGACACGGTCGCGCGGCTGCTCGCCGAGAGCACCACCGCGCCGAGGCCCGCCACGCTTGACCCGGAAGTGACGGTGCCCGCCGGGGACGTCGACCTCGCGGCCACGCTGACCGTGCCGGCGTCGCCCGTGGGCGTCATCGCGTTCGCGCACGGCAGCGGCAGCAGCCGGCACAGCCCCCGCAACCGGTACGTCGCCGGGCGGCTGCAGCAGGCCGGGCTGGCGACGCTGCTGCTCGACCTGCTCACCGCGCAGGAGGACGGTCGGCGCGACCTCGTCTTCGACGTCCCGCTGCTGAGCGAGCGGCTGGGTGCAGCCTGCCGCTGGCTGGCGCACGACGCGCGCACGCGCGGGCTGCCGCTCGGCCTGTTCGGTGCCAGCACCGGGGCCGCGGCCGCGATCGCGACGGCCGCGGATCCGGCGTCCACGGTGCAGGCCGTGGTGAGCCGGGGCGGGCGGCCCGATCTGGCGCCCGATCACCTGCCGCTCGTGCGGGCCCCCACCTTGCTGGTCGTCGGCGGTGACGACGACGTGGTGCTCGAGCTCAACCAGCGCGCCCAGGAGCGCTTGCGGTGCCCGAGCCGGCTGGTGGTGGTGCCGGGGGCGACCCACCTGTTCGAGGAGCCCGGGACGCTGGAGCAGGTGGCCGACCTGGCCGCCGGCTGGTTCACCACGCACCTGCACCCGCCCGCCGCCCAGCCCTCTCACCACCCGGTGGACGCCGATGGCTGA